In Telopea speciosissima isolate NSW1024214 ecotype Mountain lineage chromosome 10, Tspe_v1, whole genome shotgun sequence, the DNA window AGGAACTAGTTTAATAATTATTTCTTGAAATAGAATTGTAACATTAAAATGCATGCTAGTAGCTAGTGATCAGATCTTGTTGCTAAAATTCCCATATCATGAGATCCTACGGTTCTTTATCGCCCCCAATATTGGgacgctgctgtgcgcatcgtgcggcgcagcagcaGTCATGTGCGCATGATGAGGCCTGCAGTGCACACATGGCCACTgttgcaccgcacgatgcgcacagcagcgccctcaatactgggggcgataaGTTTCCAAGATCCTACATAGTGTATAGCCTTTCATGGTGATGTTATAAGGATGAATTATTTTCAACTTACTTCGTTAATCTCTGCTAATCGTTTGGTCTCTTCTTCCACACGACCCAATTGTGCCTGaaccttctccttcacctccatcttcttcctctcaatctcttcttcttttgttctgAACGTTGTGATAGCAGCAGATCTTGACATATCTTCTTCATCATACTTATTGTCTTCCTTTGGTGGACTTTCACTGCCGATGTTTCCTGAGTTCTTCTTAACCTGCGGTTGCATCTGTGCTGCTGCCTGTTGCTGCTCCCAAGTCTGCAGCCTCTGTGTTTGCATCTCCGATTCTAGGGAAACACGCTTTCTCTTTGGAATTCTTTTCTTGGCTTTTGCTTTAGAATGATTaattgttctctttctcctgTTGCTGCTGGTCCTTATAAACAAAGGATAGCTTCAAAGGGAGGAAAGAGGCTGCTGATTCAATTAGCATTCTTTATGTCAACATATGGTAGAATGACGAAAATGCCCATTACTTTATgtaaacatatatataaattcTATATATATTATACGGGAAGCAATTTTTTGTACAGGAatgtggtctacgccagcactcccatctGTCTaactctctcctccttaaaacaaggggacagagatgtctttttatatagggaggaaagagatagactcatgggagtgctagcatagggcatactcccggacagagatctttctcccatattatatatagggaagtagttttctgtctgggagtgtggcctacgccagcattcccatgtgtctatctctcttctcaaaacaagtgggcagaggtgtcttttcaaatggggaggagagagataaactcatgggaatgctgacataggccacactcccgggcagagaactttctcccatatatTAGCAAAAATAGCaaatttttcactttttttttttttttttttgtttttcatatgTGAAcatgggtttttgtttttcattgtgGTGAGACAAAATGTTACACACTCAGAATGAATCCTAGTACATTATCCCCCCAAATAGCATATTTTTCATCAAAATATTATAAAGTGTAGTGTGTTGTGACTAAACCACACATTCAaattatttgttgatagtatagCCAACGTGTGAAGTTGTGTTTGGTTATGCCCCTTTAAATTTTTATCCAACAAACATTTCGAAGTGATTGAATAAATTTGTTACTAAGTGTtacatgacaaaaaaaaaaaggtaaataaaTGCAAAACAATGCAAAACATTGGTACTTTTATAGATTTAAGCAAACATTCCATACAACTTGATACAGGGTATATAATAATGAATGGAGTATATATAATACTTGGTGGTATGTATCTATTATTAAAAAAGTacaaagaatacatggatgacGGGAGAAGTAATATTGGTTGAAAGGTCCCCATAAGTGTATTagtaaattttcattttcttgggaGAGAGGTGCTTAGCGGAGACGTCCAGCTATGGAGTTGATAGTAAGGGCTTACCAAACCGTACACACGTAGGAGAATGAGAGCCGTAGGGGACAAGTCAGTGCGGCGGCTAGCAACGTTTAACAAATATTATTGCCTTtccaattttccattttttcttggagaggagagagatagactcatgggagtactagtataggccacactcccagacacggatctttttcctaaaataaaataattgttAGAAATGTAAGGGACTGACTGGGCTACCAAACCAGGCAAGAGGCAAACTGGAAGTTAGATCACTCCCACAGTCCCAATCAAATCTTCAAGTAATTATATTGATGAGGATGTCTAAAGATGAGACTATATATTTGCATATGttgaatatatttaaaaaaataaaaaaaaataaaaacataagaaTCTGGCTTAACCATCAAATGTGAGTGAGTGTCTCAGAAAGTGAAAACATAAATTCAGTAGATGATCCCACACAACAAATTATAGTGCGTGCGAGCCGTCTGCCCTATCCCCTCTGGTACCAGAGCTTGATGGCTCACTCATTGCATTCGGTGAAGAAGTTGTTTGTGATGTCTCTCTCTTCAAAGATGTTGGCATGCCTGAAATCTcctaagaaaaattaaaaaggaaatgaaacaaCTTCAGAATCTATTAACCAGCAATCatacaagagagaaagagaagaagaagaatagactGCAAAGAAGACTAGTAATCGATAGCTAGAGTTCCccctttatttctatttataacTATGCTGATTACAAGAAGGCTTTCCTACTAGGAATAGAAAAGTACAAAACATAATTAAACTCTCACACTAAGAAATCAGCAAGACATCCACTCAAATTAGGAATACAAGGAAACAATATAAGTAACTAGATAACATCCTAGGAACCATAGGATTCAGGTAGAGTCCACGATAGAGGACTCCTTCTATCGTGGAACATACCTAACCTATCCCATGGTTTAACAGGAAACATTGTCACATCAGTTAAATTAAGCCAAAATTATCCTCTTTCTATTCCTCCTTTTGTGTGTACTTAGGAAATAATGGATATTCAGGTCAGACTGAACTGCCATTCAAAGGAAaaggtcctcttcttctctgtaaaGGAATGACGAGATTTTCTAAAACTCTATCTTAGCTTCCTAAGTGAACCGCTTAGGCTATgtttagaaagaaagaacataATAAGACAAATCGTGATGAGGTAATAATTGATTTATCTgtctatttttttgaatttttttctctcttttcttgtcttttcttttcttccaaacatagccttagggAACCTTTACCCAAAACAATTAAGAATGGGTTCAGCCTAAGAAGCAAGGCACACCCAGACAGAAGAATCTGATTATAGGACAATGCAATCTTCAATCAAATCAGGCTGGTAAAAAACATGATCCAGCAGCATAAATCcatttttgaaatttcagacTCAAGATTAAGAAATCTACATCTCAAATGATAGaaacacccccctccccccaaaaaaataaataaataaataaaaatttgtggAACAATGAAAAGAAGATCCAAATAGTTGCCACAGCAAAAATAATTATGTTGATTGATTGCAGATCATAGCCGTCAAGGCGGTGGAGGGTTGCTTAAGCGCTTAGGTGACCAAGGCACCCAAgtgctattttttattttccctattttctaacattatttagtatgctacaatatataccttatatcataaaaaatcaacattaagccacatcaagtcatcacaaatcaacattaagtcacatcaagtcatccaAAAATCAATACTAAGCCAcatcaaatcataaaaaatcaacataaaactagaagacagcagaattgaagcaagctattggaagtctGAAACAATAAAAACATACATTTGGGTACCATTTGATAATGTTATGTTTCTGGTGTTTCTGTGCTATTTGTGTTCCCAACACACAAATGGCACAGaaaaaccgtttaataaaccTGTTTTGTTTCATGTGTTTCTGTTACCATAAATCataatttataacaatttatgccAACAAAAACGTTATTGTAGAAACAAGTAAAAGTTGCTTTTATCGTCTTTTACAACCTTGAATGAAACTGTTGCCTGATAAAATCTCTTTATCCCAAGGctcaaaggaagagaagaggacaGAAAGGAGAAGCGTTACCTTCAACTCTCCATCGCCTTCTGCTATCGGCGAGCTACTGCCTGCTACCGCTTGTTCGaacaaagggaaaagagaagtgTTACCTTCTTCAACTCTCCATCGTCTTCTATCGCAAGGCTCGGCTGCAAGCAATGCCCTCTACTACCATCTGCATCTCGTTCAACACAGCAGgtctctccatcaccttctaCTTCGATCCATTTTTTAGAATCCATTCCTTCTAATCCTGTTATGATTCTAAACCTTTTTTTTAGAACCCTTTCCTTCTACTACCATTTGTTTATAGATTTAGGTTTTCTGTGCCCGATTTTGTTTAGGACTCCAACATCTGCGAGCTCTGATTTGTTTAGGGGTAACAAATATTTGTATCTCTTTTAGGGCTTATGCTATTGATGTGTTTATCTTTTGGTTATGTGTTTCTGCATTTCAAAAACCAgatacaaaaaagagaaaatgtcCTAAATCTTGCTTCTGTGTGTGAGTGGTTGTTGCAAAAAAGATTTTGTTTTGGggtgggagaagaagaggagagggggaaaaaaatctcT includes these proteins:
- the LOC122642721 gene encoding uncharacterized protein LOC122642721 isoform X2 — encoded protein: MQTQRLQTWEQQQAAAQMQPQVKKNSGNIGSESPPKEDNKYDEEDMSRSAAITTFRTKEEEIERKKMEVKEKVQAQLGRVEEETKRLAEINEELEALADPTRKEVASIRKKIDAINRELKPLGQSCQKKEKEYKEALEAFNEKNAEKAQLTTKLMEMVSESERLRMKKLEELSKNIDTLQ
- the LOC122642721 gene encoding uncharacterized protein LOC122642721 isoform X1; its protein translation is MQTQRLQTWEQQQAAAQMQPQVKKNSGNIGSESPPKEDNKYDEEDMSRSAAITTFRTKEEEIERKKMEVKEKVQAQLGRVEEETKRLAEINEELEALADPTRKEVASIRKKIDAINRELKPLGQSCQKKEKEYKEALEAFNEKNAEKAQLTTKLMEVNIMVSESERLRMKKLEELSKNIDTLQ
- the LOC122641519 gene encoding uncharacterized protein LOC122641519; protein product: MMEDYEIEEKKQAAADVLFQYSKFVMVCIGEGVRPSDLRLHLMKEISGMPTSLKRETSQTTSSPNAMSEPSSSGTRGDRADGSHAL